One segment of Panicum virgatum strain AP13 chromosome 3K, P.virgatum_v5, whole genome shotgun sequence DNA contains the following:
- the LOC120698817 gene encoding E3 ubiquitin-protein ligase KEG-like produces the protein MRVPCCSLCNVRYDEDERTPLLLHCGHGFCRACLSRMLAAAPGATLPCPRCRHLTAVGNSVSALRKNFPILSLLSASPSSPSFLHSDSGSSSDGSDDEDDFFARPSRRPAPAPAAAPPGCSSFDLASHPDLKLARRIGSGPPGPAGQEVWAGTLSRRCSGAGGGAKRCKHQVAVKRVPVAAGDGLEGVQEEVERLRRASTWCRNVCTFHGAVRVGGHLCFVMDRYVGSVQAEMRQNGGRLTLEQILRYGADIARGVAELHAAGIVCMSIKPSNILLDASGHAVVSDYGLSAILKNLTSRRGPDDSSAGIDATLLSPNYTAPEAWGPLKKSLNMFWDSANGISPESDAWSFGCTLVEMCTGAVPWAGLSAEEICKSVVKEKKPPPQYSRVVGVGLPGELWKMIGDCLQFRASRRPSFQDMLKTFLRHLLDIPRSPPASSENDFTNESLPNGIEPPTTSILEMVHDNPNALHHLVCEGDAAGVRDLLAKAASERNGSLIRSLLEAQNTDGHTALHLACRRGSAELVEAIVAYQENVDILDKDEDPPIVFALAAGSPRCVRALVSRSASINSRLREGLGPTLAHVCAHHGQPECMQELLMAGADPNAVDGEGESVLHIAVARRYTDCAIVILENGGCRSMGVPNSHHKTPLHLCIETWNTAVVRRWVEVASLEEIAEAIDVPSPVGTALCMAAALKKEHEKEGRELVRILLAAGADPTAQDDPHCRTALHTAAMIDDVELVKIILEAGVDVNIRNAQNTTPLHVALNRGANSCVGLLLAAGANCNIQDDDGDNAFHIAADAAKMIRENLTWIVQMLQQPSPAVDVRNHRGWTLRDFLERLPREWIYEELMETLEDKGVHLSPTIYEVADWVKFRRNVTSPAFGWQGAGPRSIGFVQSIVDNDHLVVSFCTGEARVLTSEVIKVIPLNRGQHVQLKPDVSEPRFGWRGQSRDSIGTVLCVDDDGILRVGFPGASRGWRADPAEIERVEEYKVGNWVRIRPSLTVAVHGMESITPGSVGIVYSIRPDSSLLLGLCYLSNPWLCEPEEVEHVDPFKIGDQVCVKRSVAEPRYAWGGETHHSVGKIIDIESDGLLIIDIPNRALPWQADPSDMEKIENFKVGDWVRVKATVPSPKYGWEDVTRNSIGIVHSLQDDGDAGIAFCFRSKLFLCSVADVEKAQPFEVGEKVHVSPSISQPRLGWLNETAATIGAIARIDMDGTLNIKVSGRKSLWKVAPGDAERLSAFEVGDWVRQKPSIGSRPTYDWNSIGKISIAVVHSIQDSGYLELAGCFRNGKWLTHNTDIEKVEPFKIGQHVRFRAGISEPRWGWRDANPDSRGIIAGVHADGEVRVAFFGVPGLWRGDPADLEIEKIFEVGEWVRLRNDADQWKSLRPGSIGVVHGVGYHGDAWDGTIHVAFCGEQERWIGPSSQLEGVSKFVVGQRVRIRGGIRQPRFGWSNHNHSSIGTISSIDADGKLRIHTPAGARAWLIDPAEVEKVEEEEEICVGDWVKVKDSIATPTYQWGDVNHNSIGVVHRADDGELWIAFCFCERLWLCKAWEMEKVRPFQQGDRVRIRPGLVSPRWGWGMETYASKGEVIGVDANGKLRIKFRWRDRLWIGDPADIVLDDAPSLTEAPNGFYS, from the exons ATGCGGGTGCCGTGCTGCTCGCTGTGCAACGTCCGGTACGACGAGGACGAGCGGACGCCGCTGCTCCTCCACTGCGGCCACGGCTTCTGCCGCGCGTGCCTCTCCCGCATGCTCGCGGCCGCCCCCGGCGCCACGCTGCCGTGCCCGCGGTGCCGCCACCTGACCGCCGTCGGCAACTCCGTCTCCGCGCTGCGGAAGAACTTCCCGATCCTCTCGCTCCTCTCTGCGTCCCCCTCGtccccctccttcctccactccgactcggggtcgtcctccgacggctccgacgacgaggacgactTCTTCGCGcgccccagccgccgccccgcgcccgcgcccgctgccgcgccgcccggaTGCAGCTCGTTCGACCTCGCCTCGCACCCGGACCTCAAGCTCGCGCGCCGCATCGGGAGCGGCCCTCCCGGGCCCGCCGGGCAGGAGGTGTGGGCCGGCACGCTGTCCCGTCGCTgcagtggcgccggcggcggggccaagCGGTGCAAGCATCAGGTGGCGGTGAAGAGGGTGCCCGTGGCTGCAGGAGACGGGCTCGAGGGGGTTCAAGAGGAGGTGGAGCGGCTGAGGCGTGCCTCCACATGGTGCCGGAACGTGTGCACCTTCCATGGCGCCGTCAGGGTCGGTGGCCACCTCTGCTTCGTGATGGATCGATATGTAGGGTCTGTGCAGGCGGAGATGCGGCAGAATGGTGGACGACTCACGCTGGAGCAGATTCTCAG GTATGGAGCAGATATTGCCCGTGGAGTAGCAGAACTTCATGCAGCGGGTATTGTTTGTATGAGCATAAAGCCATCAAACATTCTTTTGGATGCAAGTGGACATGCTGTCGTTTCAGATTATGGTCTTTCAGCAATTCTGAAGAATCTTACTAGTAGGAGAGGACCTGATGACTCCAGTGCTGGCATTGATGCTACACTGCTTAGCCCCAATTATACAGCTCCGGAGGCATGGGGACCATTGAAGAAGTCATTGAATATGTTTTGGGATAGTGCAAATGGCATATCTCCAGAGTCAGATGCATGGAGTTTCGGTTGCACACTTGTGGAAATGTGTACTGGTGCTGTACC ATGGGCTGGACTAAGCGCGGAGGAAATCTGTAAGTCTGTTGTGAAAGAGAAGAAGCCACCACCTCAATATTCAAGAGTAGTAGGTGTAGGACTTCCTGGGGAGTTGTGGAAGATGATTGGTGATTGTTTGCAGTTCCGAGCTTCAAGAAGACCATCTTTCCAGGACATGCTAAAAACTTTTCTCCGACATCTTCTGGACATACCACGGAGCCCACCTGCTAGTTCTGAGAA TGATTTCACAAATGAAAGCTTGCCCAATGGCATAGAACCTCCAACAACCTCCATCCTGGAGATGGTTCATGATAATCCAAATGCCTTACACCATCTTGTATGTGAAGGAGATGCTGCTGGTGTTAG GGATCTACTTGCAAAGGCCGCATCGGAGAGAAATGGTAGTTTAATTCGTTCTCTCTTAGAAGCACAAAATACAGATGGGCACACTGCCTTACATTTAGCATGCCGCCGAGGCTCAGCAGAGCTTGTGGAAGCTATTGTGGCTTACCAAGAGAATGTAGACATATTAGACAAGGATGAAGACCCTCctatagtttttgctttggcTGCTGGCTCTCCTCGATGTGTTCGTGCACTTGTAAGCAGGTCTGCTAGTATCAATTCTAGGCTTAGAGAAGGCCTGGGTCCTACCCTTGCCCATGTCTGTGCCCATCATGGTCAACCGGAGTGCATGCAA GAACTGCTGATGGCTGGAGCTGATCCTAATGCAGTAGATGGAGAAGGTGAATCTGTCCTGCATATTGCTGTGGCCAGGAGATATACTGATTGTGCTATTGTCATACTGGAAAATGGAGGCTGCAGATCGATGGGCGTACCAAATTCTCATCATAAAAC GCCATTGCATCTATGTATCGAAACATGGAACACGGCTGTGGTTAGAAGATGGGTTGAAGTTGCATCTTTAGAGGAGATTGCAGAAGCAATTGATGTACCCAGCCCTGTTGGGACAGCTTTATGCATGGCAGCAGCTCTTAAAAAGGAGCACGAGAAAG AGGGTAGAGAGTTAGTAAGAATTTTGCTCGCTGCTGGTGCTGATCCTACAGCACAAGATGATCCACACTGCAGAACTGCATTACATACTGCAGCAATGATTGATGATGTGGAACTGGTTAAG ATCATACTGGAAGCAGGAGTTGATGTAAATATAAGAAATGCTCAAAATACAACCCCACTCCATGTTGCACTTAACAGAGGTGCAAACTCGTGCGTTGGCTTGCTTTTGGCAGCTGGAGCAAACTGCAACATACAG GATGATGATGGTGACAATGCTTTTCACATAGCTGCTGATGCAGCAAAAATGATACGTGAAAACCTGACTTGGATTGTTCAAATGCTACAACAGCCGTCACCAGCTGTTGATGTGAGAAACCACCG AGGCTGGACACTAAGAGATTTTCTTGAGAGGCTTCCACGAGAATGGATTTATGAAGAATTGATGGAAACACTTGAAGATAAAGGAGTTCATCTCTCCCCAACCAT ATACGAGGTTGCAGATTGGGTGAAATTTAGAAGAAATGTAACTTCGCCAGCTTTTGGATGGCAAGGTGCAGGACCCAGGAGCATTGGTTTTGTCCAATCTATTGTAGACAATGACCACCTTGTTGTGTCATTTTGTACTGGAGAAGCACGTGTTTTGACAAGTGAAGTTATCAAAGTCATTCCATTAAATAGGGGCCAACATGTGCAGCTCAAGCCAGATGTTTCAGAGCCTAG ATTTGGATGGCGTGGTCAGTCGCGAGATAGCATTGGGACGGTTCTCTGTGTTGACGATGATGGAATCTTGAGGGTTGGTTTCCCAGGAGCTTCTAGGGGATGGAGAGCTGATCCTGCTGAGATTGAAAGGGTTGAAGAATATAAGGTTGGTAACTGGGTTCGGATTCGTCCTTCACTAACGGTTGCTGTACATGGCATGGAGTCTATTACTCCTGGAAGTGTTGGTATTGTATACTCCATCAGACCAGATAGCAGTCTTCTGTTGGGCCTTTGCTACTTGTCCAATCCATGGTTGTGTGAACCAGAGGAGGTCGAACATGTCGACCCGTTCAag ATTGGCGACCAAGTATGTGTAAAACGGTCTGTTGCAGAGCCCAGATATGCATGGGGTGGTGAGACCCATCACAGTGTGGGGAAAATAATTGACATCGAGAGTGATGGTCTGCTCATCATTGATATTCCTAATCGGGCTTTACCATGGCAGGCAGATCCGTCAGACATGGAGAAGATCGAGAACTTTAAG GTTGGTGATTGGGTTAGAGTCAAAGCAACGGTACCATCACCAAAATATGGATGGGAGGATGTGACTCGTAATAGTATTGGAATAGTGCATAGCCTACAAGATGATGGGGATGCTGGTATTGCTTTCTGCTTCAGAAGCAAGCTTTTTCTTTGTTCTGTTGCAGACGTGGAGAAGGCACAGCCATTTGAGGTAGGGGAAAAGGTTCATGTATCACCTTCCATATCTCAGCCACGCCTTGGATGGTTGAATGAAACTGCAGCAACCATTGGAGCCATAGCAAGGATTGACATGGATGGGACTTTAAATATCAAGGTTTCTGGCAGAAAAAGCTTGTGGAAGGTTGCTCCTGGTGACGCTGAGAGGCTTTCAGCTTTTGAGGTTGGAGACTGGGTCCGCCAGAAACCAAGTATTGGGAGCAGACCTACTTATGACTGGAATAGTATTGGCAAAATAAGCATTGCAGTAGTCCACAGCATTCAGGACTCTGGTTACTTGGAGCTAGCCGGTTGCTTCAGGAATGGGAAATGGTTAACTCATAACACAGACATTGAGAAGGTAGAGCCCTTTAAGATTGGTCAGCATGTTCGGTTTCGTGCCGGAATTTCAGAGCCTAGATGGGGATGGAGAGATGCAAATCCTGATTCTAGAGGCATAATCGCTGGTGTACATGCTGACGGAGAAGTTAGGGTTGCCTTCTTCGGTGTGCCTGGATTGTGGAGAGGTGATCCTGCAGATCTTGAAATCGAGAAAATCTTTGAGGTTGGAGAGTGGGTTAGGCTGAGGAACGATGCGGATCAATGGAAATCGCTCAGACCTGGTAGCATTGGTGTGGTGCATGGGGTGGGATATCATGGTGATGCTTGGGATGGAACCATTCATGTGGCTTTCTGTGGTGAGCAGGAAAGGTGGATAGGGCCTTCTAGCCAGCTTGAAGGAGTTAGCAAGTTTGTTGTTGGGCAGCGTGTTCGAATCAGAGGAGGTATCCGCCAGCCAAGATTCGGTTGGTCTAATCACAATCATTCGAGTATAGGGACGATCTCATCTATTGACGCCGATGGGAAACTAAGGATTCACACACCAGCTGGTGCCAGGGCTTGGTTGATAGACCCAGCAGAGGTGGAGAAagtggaggaagaggaggaaatcTGTGTCGGGGACTGGGTGAAGGTTAAGGACTCCATTGCGACCCCAACATATCAATGGGGTGATGTGAACCACAACAGCATAGGGGTGGTCCACCGGGCTGATGATGGAGAGCTCTGGATTGCTTTCTGCTTCTGTGAGAGATTATGGTTGTGCAAAGCATGGGAAATGGAGAAGGTGAGACCCTTCCAACAAGGGGATAGAGTACGGATACGACCAGGTCTTGTATCCCCCAGGTGGGGTTGGGGGATGGAGACCTATGCCAGCAAAGGTGAGGTTATAGGTGTCGATGCAAATGGAAAACTGAGGATCAAATTTCGGTGGAGGGATAGACTTTGGATCGGGGACCCTGCTGATATCGTTCTCGATGATGCCCCCTCACTGACAGAGGCTCCTAATGGCTTTTATTCATAG